The following are encoded together in the Strongyloides ratti genome assembly S_ratti_ED321, chromosome : 2 genome:
- a CDS encoding Peptidase C19, ubiquitin carboxyl-terminal hydrolase domain and Exonuclease domain and Ribonuclease H-like domain and Exonuclease, RNase T/DNA polymerase III domain-containing protein, protein MRDRVGYAPNTRSHTEMRYLNIIPYENVQMSINPIYTNGSEQNNENSILGIQDEIDIGNNSNIMWQYQKPILPRNSRLTMDMDPERYNKSGMVSLICDESVPYASCVIQAMHPIILIRNLFEQHICKNDPCLSCELNFQFRLMSPNRGNGIASIKNFARAFESFETHRKIQLMGGTLRDQICAFIENVLEITGKELDSIFNEEISKQTQVTKTRVFGKLETPKQCIIKLDYSVWNEGTKVGQLIDLINPMAKDSDVIIIFPQISSAHLKKIQAIFERGSYWNFINCKHGQDCINSNCRYKHPSGKERIVEKALGELNYEEISLPQNIRIINQSYTLESAVFVMGDGINDPIKNSTHAISIAKDFHKPTEDNINWIVFSGHATGPITKPDAFACNLDYKVPVAVFYMKAKRENVNMTEFKIEIPKEVFWAFPNLALSSSNKYICKEKFDKLEENSIVALDAEFISVDKTDNIKTDEIGRISVVDENEQVIIDDYIQIGSSTVNDYKTSVSGIVESDLNPETTNKQLTTLKVAYMKILYLVEHSYHFIGHGLCNDFNVLNIWVNEIQYSDTVKLCRLQLKPMLPLKKLAFKFLDKVVQKDTHDSVEDAKTALQVYRKYETLTDQEISEYLNDIYNSYII, encoded by the exons ATGAGAGATCGTGTAGGTTATGCCCCTAATACAAGAAGCCATACAGAAATGAGATATTTGAACATAATACCGTATGAAAATGTACAAATGTCAATTAATCCAATATATACAAATGGTTCTGAACAAA aCAATGAAAATAGTATTTTGGGGATACAGGATGAAATTGACATAGGGaataattcaaatattatGTGGCAATATCAGAAACCTATATTACCAAGAAATAGTCGTTTGACAATGGATATGGATCCCgaaagatataataaaagcGGAATGGTATCATTAATATGTGATGAATCTGTGCCATATGCTAGTTGTGTAATACAAGCAATGCATCCCATAATACTAATACGTAATTTATTTGAACAacatatatgtaaaaatgaCCCATGTTTATCCTGTGAATTGAATTTTCAATTTCGTCTTATGTCACCAAATAGAGGCAATGGAATTgcttcaattaaaaattttgctaGAGCATTTGAATCGTTTGAGACTCATagaaaaatacaattaatgGGTGGAACTTTACGAGACCAAATATGTGcatttattgaaaatgtttTAGAAATAACAGGAAAg gaACTTGACTCTATATTTAATGAAGAAATATCTAAACAGACTCAAGTTACTAAAACTCGTGTTTTTGGAAAATTAGAGACTCCTAAGCAATGcataataaaattagattATTCTGTATGGAATGAAGGTACAAAAGTTGGGCAATTAATTGACTTAATAAATCCAATGGCAAAAGATAGTGatgtaattattatatttcctCAAATATCTTCTgctcatttaaaaaaaattcaagcAATTTTTGAAAGAGGTAGTTATTggaattttataaattgtaaacATGGCCAAGATTGTATAAATTCAAATTGTCGTTATAAACATCCGAGTGGAAAAGAACGTATAGTTGAGAAAGCTTTAGGTGAACTTAACTATGAAGAAATATCACTTCCTCAAAATATTCGAATTATAAATCAAAGTTATACATTAGAGTCTGCAGTTTTTGTAATGGGTGATGGAATTAATGATCCTATTAAAAACTCAACACATGCAATTTCAATTGCTAAAGATTTTCATAAACCAACTgaagataatattaattggATTGTATTTAGCGGACATGCTACCGGGCCAATAACCAAGCCTGATGCATTTGCCTGTAACTTAGATTACAAAGTGCCTGTAGCTGTATTTTATATGAAGGCTAAACGTGAAAATGTAAATATGACtgaatttaaaattgaaatcCCAAAAGAAGTGTTTTGGGCGTTTCCAAATTTAGCATTATCTTCtagtaataaatatatttgtaaagaaaaatttgataaactTGAAGAAAATAGTATTGTTGCTTTGGATGCTGAATTTATATCAGTTGATAAGactgataatataaaaacagaCGAAATTGGGCGTATAAGTGTTGTTGATGAGAATGAACAAGTAATTATAGACGATTATATACAAATTGGATCTTCTACTgtaaatgattataaaacAAGCGTTAGTGGAATAGTTGAAAGTGATTTAAATCCAGAAACAACCAATAAACAGTTAACAACTCTTAAAGTAGCATATATGAAAATTCTTTATCTTGTGGAGCATagttatcattttattgGGCATGGACTTTGTAAtgattttaatgttttaaatatatgg GTTAATGAAATTCAATATAGTGATACAGTAAAACTGTGTCGTCTTCAATTAAAGCCAATGCTTCCATTGAAAAAACTtgcttttaaatttttgg